The Vibrio penaeicida sequence TACCGTTCCTAAAGACCAACCAAAAACATTCGGTTTTATACTACCGAAAGGAGAGGATGCATACATTGTCTCTGACATCTACCCGAGAAGTGAACAAAACAAAAAGCTGATTGGCTTCTATTCGTCTCGGGAACGTTTTCGAGTCATATTGAAAGACATTGTAAAAACCGGTGATTCCAACATCTCAGATAAGATTCGATTACTGCAAGATGGCGAGGACAAAACGTTGCCTAAAACGGGAATGCTGGCTTACCACCCTGTATTTTCGCATGAAGACCAAAGTTTACTTGGTGTGATGGTGGGCGTAGTCAGAACCACCCGTTATTTTGAAGATTTGATGCTTAGAACCGCAGCAGAACAAGAGCTCGTGATTCAAGTGAAAGACATTGGGTTCGATGCTGATGACGACCCCATTTTATTTGAAAGTGCAGGATGGGCGGAAACCGAAGGGCTCAAAATTCGAAAGACGATTCGCTTACAAAATCGCGAATGGATATTGAAGTTCAGGCTGATGTCGCCGATGACCGCAAACGATAAATGGACATTAGCCAGTATTGCGTTGTGCGGCTTAGTTGTCGCGTCTTTGGCGGCATTTGTTGTGAACCTAATCTCACGAGAAAAGTACCGCTTAGCACAAAAAGTTGAAGAGCAAACAAGCGAGTTACGATATTTGGTGGACCACGATACCTTAACGGGCGTATACAACCGAAGAGCGTTTAACCAGATGTTTGCTACGGTGATGGAGAAGAACGCTCCGTTTTCCTTAGTCGGCTTTGATATCGACAAATTTAAAGTTATCAATGACAAATATGGCCACGCTGCGGGCGATGCGGCACTCATGCATGTGTCGACCATTATTTCGGAAGAACTCAATGATGGCGACTTCTTTGCTCGGGTTGGGGGCGATGAGTTTTGTATTCTAACGTACGATACCAATGAGGATATTCTTTCGGCGTATGTGAGTCGATTGATTCGTCGTGTTTCGTGTTCTCCCGTCAAGTTTGGTCGCTTGAGTATCGATATTACCCTAAGTGCAGGTGCTAAACCTAGAGCGGGTGAATCGAGCGAGGAGCTAATGAGAACCGTTGATGCTCTGATGTATTCAAGTAAGCAAGCGGGCAGGAATTGCGTTTCTGTCGGGAATTGTGCGTGAGTTGTTATTTACATGTCGCCAAGTTTTATAGAGCTATGCCTTCTATAGCTTAAATTACATTAAGCCACATGGAGCTGTGTCGCATAGAGCGTAAAGCAAGTATGGAGCCTAGAATTTATAGGTGACTTGGGTATACAATGCCGCCTCGAATATATCTCCCTCAAAAATCTCCTAACGAAAGGTAAAAAATGAACCACAATCGCGTTGTTTGCTTCGATTTGGAAATGTGCTGCTGGAACAAAGATGGCGTCGGTACGACGGGTGAAATCATTGAAATAGGGTTAGCAGAAATCGATTTACACAAAGGTGAAGTGGTGAAAAGAGCACAGTATTATGTGAAACCCGAACATGATGAAGTGTCTCTTTTTTGCAGTGAGCTTACAGGCATTACTCCTCGTAAGATCGAAAAGCAGGGGCGTCCACTGGCTGAGGTGATTCAGTCCATGATCAAGAACTTTGGTGGCGCGAATAAGATTTATGCTTCGTGGGGAAGAGATGACCTAATTCTTATGTCGGAATGCAAGGAAAAGGGGATTGACCTGCCTTTTAAAGAGTTTTTAAATCTCGCGACAATTTATCGAATTCAATATCGCTTAAAAGATAAGCGTATTGGTCATAAGGCAGCCCAAGAAGCACGCGGTATCGAATGGGAAGGTAGGCAGCATTCAGGCTTTGTTGATGCCTACAATTTAGCGAAGTTGGCATTGGTTATGCTCTAGGGTCGACGGACCCTAGCAATTGAACCGAATAAAAAGGCACGGCTTCGTGCCTTTTTTCGTATTGAGTGAAGCGGTGCTGCTTTTAATTACGGCATCCTAAATTTTATTACTGCATAGCAATCGCGGGTGTTCTGTATCTCCCATAAAGGATAAGCGCTAAAGCTGGAATGTTCATCAATAGACCGTACATCAAGGGTACAGTCGCTAAAGCGGGCGATTGCAGTAACGCCAAAGCAATGAACATTCCTGTTCCAGCATTTTGAACGCTGGTTTCTATCATAAGCGTAAGTTGGTTCTTTTCTTCTAACTGCGCTTTGATTGAAACGAAGTAAGAGACGATCATTGCTATAAAGCTCAAACTCAAGCAGATAGCGGCTACCAGCCAGCCTGAATCGAACAATTTATCCCAGTTCACAGCCGTCAGCGCTGCTACCATTGTTAAAAATAAGAGAGTGGACGCCTTGCGAATCCCTTTTTCGTAACGCTGAGCCCAGTTAGGGCATTTTGCTTTTAGCACCATAGCCAGCGCTACAGGGATAACGGTAACCACGATGAGCTGCATTAGCGTTTTTACAATAGGCAGAGCAAGCGCCGTTCCTTGCCCGTCATTTAACAGCGACAGTTGGAAGGAAAGTGTAATAGGCAATATAAAAGGCGTAAGAAGGCTGACTATCGCTGTCATGCTAATGGATAATGCGCCATTTCCACCTGCGATATGAGAGATAATGTTAGACGTAGCGCCGCCAGGGCATGCCGCCAAAATGATCAATCCACTCGCGACAATTAGAGGCACAGCTGTAAATAAACCAAACAACCCCAATAGTGCCCACGCCAACAAAGGCAATATTATCAATTGAAGGCATACACCTATTCCAAAGGCTTTGGGGTGCTTGATGACACGGGTGAAATCTTTGATGGTCAAACTGATACCCATCGCAAACATCATCAATGCTAAACAAATTGGCAATGCGACTTGCGAAACCCACTGTGCTAAATCCATATCTTCTCTCTATTCGGTTAGCTATTGAAAGCAATCAATTCAGGTTCACTTGCTCATAGTTTACGAGCATTTTGTTTTAACTTTCATGAATATCATGGCGTTTTGAGAGCAATATTCCTTATACCGTATTTTAAATACTCCCAGTTTGTATTCCAGCTTATCTATGAAGCCCTAAATAGGGATATATGGGTATAAATAAAAAAATCGAAAATTTTTTCACCCCATTTTTTATCTCGTCCGTTTATAACTTTCATCCAAACACGATTAGTCAAAACAAAGGTTAATCAAATAACGAATAGGACGAACATTATGAAACTCACTAAGAGCTGTATTGCTGTAATAATTGCTTTGGGTTTAGTCACTGCATGCACCGAAAATGCAGGTACGACCCAACAACTAGGTACTTCAAATCAAGCAAACCAAACAGATGAGGTGGCTAGAAATCACAAGACTCCCGAAGAAGATAAAGTGGTAAGTGAGGCGGCAATTGCCGACGCTAGTGCTCCTCAATATGAAATCGCGCAAGAGCATTCGGTCTCTTTTGTTGCTCCAAGTACTCGCATGACGAAATCTATGATTGCTCACCCTATGCCTAGCATTGAGCCTTCTCCATTTATTGGTAATAGAGACAACTACCTAGATACCCCAAGTAATGGGGTCAAACAAGTGGCTGCTGCACCTCTTTCGACTTTCTCTATCGACGTGGATACAGGTAGCTACGCGAACGTAAGAAGCTATATCAATATGGGGCAAAAGCCGCCCTCTGATGCAATCCGGGAAGAGGCTTTTATCAACTACTTTGACTACCAATACAACACGCCAAAAAGTAAAAGCCAGCCTTTCTCTCTTCAATCTGAAGTTGCTCCTTCTCCCTGGCATGCAGAACGTCACCTGCTCCGGATTGCCCTAAAAGGCTATGACATTCCTAATTCTGAACGTAAGGCTTCGAATCTAGTTTTCTTAGTGGATGTATCTGGCTCTATGGGAGAACCCAACAAATTGCCTTTATTGGTACAGAGCTTGTCTTTACTAGTTAAAGAGTTAGGTAGCAATGACAGAGTTAGCCTTGTGACTTACGCTGGTCATTCCTCTGTTGTGCTAGAACCTACAAAAGGGGACAGCAATCAAGCGATTTTAGCGGCGCTGAAGCAACTTCAAGCTGGTGGAGGAACCTACGGTGAAAGCGGTATTAAACTGGCTTATCAGCAAGCCCAAAAAGGGTTTATTAAAGGTGGGGTAAATCGAGTGATTTTGGCCACCGACGGCGACTTTAATGTCGGTGTGAGTAATATCAATGACCTTAAAACGATCATTAAAGATGAGAAAGAAAAAGGCATATCTTTAACCACGCTTGGGTTTGGGCGCGGTAACTATAATGACGGTTTAATGGAGCAACTGGCCAATATAGGGGATGGTAACCATGCGTATATCGATACCTTACATGAAGCTAAAAAAGTGCTGTTAAGACAGATGAGTGGTACTTTGCAAAGCATCGCACACGATGTGAAAATTCAGGTGGAGTTTAACCCTAATAACGTGAAAGAGTATCGATTGATTGGGTATCAAAACCGAATGTTAAAGGATGAAGACTTTAACAACGATGCAGTTGATGCAGGCGAAATCGGAGCAGGGTATTCGGTTACCGCGTTGTATGAACTGACACTGAAGAACAGTAAGGGGCAAATTGACGACTTGCGATATCAGAAGGACGAACCTGTACAAGCCGTGAAGGCTCACCGTGACGAATTGGTTCAGATAAAAGTTCGATATAAATTACCTCAAGAGAATGAAAGCGCGTTGGTGCAACAAGTGGTTTTGAAAGAGAGCGTTCGTTCTGCTTTTTCTCAAGCGAGCTCAGATTTCCAGTTTGCTACCGCTGTTGCGGCTTTTGCACAAAAACTGAAGGATAATAACTACCTAAATAACGTTAAGTATGATGATATTGCAGGCATTGCTCGCGCTAATCGAGGTGACGACCCACACAATTATCGTGGGGAATTTGTCAAACTCGTAGAGATGGCACAAAGTCTCTGAAAGGAATAATTTGATAGTGTGTTAACGCATTTCATTACGTGGATAGCAGGGATAGATGCAAGACAAAACGGATGAACAGTTGATGGTGATGTTCAGCAACGGTGATCAACCCGCCTTTGCTGTGCTTTATGCTCGCCATAAAGACCCCTTATATCGATATTTTAAGCGTCAGCTAAAACTTGAGCAGCAGGCTATGGCTGAAGAGCTGTTTCAAGAAGTCTGGTTTAAAGTGATCGATGCTCACGGGAGTTACAAGCCAACAGCGAAGTTCACAACTTGGCTCTATCAAATCGCCCATAATTTGATGGTCGATGTTTATAGAAAGCGTCTTTCTGAAAAGGATTACCTTGCACAGC is a genomic window containing:
- a CDS encoding sensor domain-containing diguanylate cyclase produces the protein MPLNNQRHNQPKGSFLPWLTFGVIAFVTLLFVYLAALSQQNHTFRLFDNLAERQSQMLKVLVEKDIDFIGAAANFFHSVESEDWGQFPVFAEEIIKDSSSLIGLQWMPRVKEENLADHLNHLRKLNPDVKLHTVPKDQPKTFGFILPKGEDAYIVSDIYPRSEQNKKLIGFYSSRERFRVILKDIVKTGDSNISDKIRLLQDGEDKTLPKTGMLAYHPVFSHEDQSLLGVMVGVVRTTRYFEDLMLRTAAEQELVIQVKDIGFDADDDPILFESAGWAETEGLKIRKTIRLQNREWILKFRLMSPMTANDKWTLASIALCGLVVASLAAFVVNLISREKYRLAQKVEEQTSELRYLVDHDTLTGVYNRRAFNQMFATVMEKNAPFSLVGFDIDKFKVINDKYGHAAGDAALMHVSTIISEELNDGDFFARVGGDEFCILTYDTNEDILSAYVSRLIRRVSCSPVKFGRLSIDITLSAGAKPRAGESSEELMRTVDALMYSSKQAGRNCVSVGNCA
- a CDS encoding bile acid:sodium symporter family protein codes for the protein MDLAQWVSQVALPICLALMMFAMGISLTIKDFTRVIKHPKAFGIGVCLQLIILPLLAWALLGLFGLFTAVPLIVASGLIILAACPGGATSNIISHIAGGNGALSISMTAIVSLLTPFILPITLSFQLSLLNDGQGTALALPIVKTLMQLIVVTVIPVALAMVLKAKCPNWAQRYEKGIRKASTLLFLTMVAALTAVNWDKLFDSGWLVAAICLSLSFIAMIVSYFVSIKAQLEEKNQLTLMIETSVQNAGTGMFIALALLQSPALATVPLMYGLLMNIPALALILYGRYRTPAIAMQ
- a CDS encoding vWA domain-containing protein, with the protein product MKLTKSCIAVIIALGLVTACTENAGTTQQLGTSNQANQTDEVARNHKTPEEDKVVSEAAIADASAPQYEIAQEHSVSFVAPSTRMTKSMIAHPMPSIEPSPFIGNRDNYLDTPSNGVKQVAAAPLSTFSIDVDTGSYANVRSYINMGQKPPSDAIREEAFINYFDYQYNTPKSKSQPFSLQSEVAPSPWHAERHLLRIALKGYDIPNSERKASNLVFLVDVSGSMGEPNKLPLLVQSLSLLVKELGSNDRVSLVTYAGHSSVVLEPTKGDSNQAILAALKQLQAGGGTYGESGIKLAYQQAQKGFIKGGVNRVILATDGDFNVGVSNINDLKTIIKDEKEKGISLTTLGFGRGNYNDGLMEQLANIGDGNHAYIDTLHEAKKVLLRQMSGTLQSIAHDVKIQVEFNPNNVKEYRLIGYQNRMLKDEDFNNDAVDAGEIGAGYSVTALYELTLKNSKGQIDDLRYQKDEPVQAVKAHRDELVQIKVRYKLPQENESALVQQVVLKESVRSAFSQASSDFQFATAVAAFAQKLKDNNYLNNVKYDDIAGIARANRGDDPHNYRGEFVKLVEMAQSL
- a CDS encoding 3'-5' exonuclease; translated protein: MNHNRVVCFDLEMCCWNKDGVGTTGEIIEIGLAEIDLHKGEVVKRAQYYVKPEHDEVSLFCSELTGITPRKIEKQGRPLAEVIQSMIKNFGGANKIYASWGRDDLILMSECKEKGIDLPFKEFLNLATIYRIQYRLKDKRIGHKAAQEARGIEWEGRQHSGFVDAYNLAKLALVML
- a CDS encoding sigma-70 family RNA polymerase sigma factor — its product is MQDKTDEQLMVMFSNGDQPAFAVLYARHKDPLYRYFKRQLKLEQQAMAEELFQEVWFKVIDAHGSYKPTAKFTTWLYQIAHNLMVDVYRKRLSEKDYLAQLDEINTEHMDENALAIRSKNAIRTCMDGLAPLQLEAFMLKHESGFSLKQICDIVASKPETIKTRLRYAMENLRECLTRKLGGRQ